The following proteins are encoded in a genomic region of Gossypium hirsutum isolate 1008001.06 chromosome D05, Gossypium_hirsutum_v2.1, whole genome shotgun sequence:
- the LOC107907044 gene encoding 3-oxoacyl-[acyl-carrier-protein] reductase FabG — MAEQQQLEPWTDLSGKVVMVTGASSGLGRDFCLDLSKAGCRIVAAARRVDRLKSLCDEINHLTFPFSGPQPSGPRAFAVELDVCADGSTIQSSVKAAWDAFGRIDALINNAGVRGNVKDPLELTEEEWNQNIRTNLTGSWLVSKYVCMLMRDAKQGGSVINISSIAGLNRGQLPGGLAYASSKAGLNTMTKTMAMELGMHKIRVNSISPGLFKSEITEGLLKKAWLQEVATKINPLRTFGTADPALTSLVRYLIHDSSEYVTGNIFIVDAGSTLPGVPIFSSL, encoded by the exons ATGGCGGAGCAGCAGCAACTAGAGCCATGGACCGACCTCAGTGGCAAAGTGGTGATGGTGACGGGGGCATCTTCTGGTTTAGGTCGTGACTTTTGTCTTGACTTGAGTAAAGCCGGCTGTCGTATCGTGGCTGCCGCGCGCCGCGTCGATCGCCTTAAATCCCTCTGTGATGAAATCAATCACCTCACCTTTCCTTTTTCCGGACCCCAGCCTAGTGGCCCTCGAGCTTTCGCTGTCGAGCTCGACGTATGTGCTGACGGATCCACCATACAGAGCTCTGTGAAAGCGGCCTGGGATGCCTTTGGGAGGATCGATGCTTTAATAAATAACGCTGGCGTTAGAG GTAATGTGAAGGATCCTTTGGAATTGACTGAGGAGGAATGGAATCAAAACATCAGAACCAATCTAACAGGGTCTTGGTTGGTGTCAAAATATGTTTGCATGCTCATGCGTGATGCAAAACAAGGAGGATCTGTAATCAATATATCTTCCATTGCTGGTCTTAATCGTGGGCAACTACCTGGAGGTTTGGCTTATGCTTCCTCAAAAGCAGGCCTAAACACCATGACAAAG ACCATGGCCATGGAACTGGGGATGCATAAAATCCGAGTGAACTCAATATCACCTGGGCTTTTCAAATCTGAGATCACAGAAGGCCTTCTGAAGAAGGCTTGGCTACAAGAAGTGGCTACAAAAATCAACCCTTTAAGAACATTTGGTACGGCAGATCCCGCATTAACCTCGCTAGTTAGATACTTAATCCATGATTCTTCGGAATACGTAACAGGTAACATATTCATCGTTGATGCCGGGTCTACCTTACCCGGTGTTCCCATATTTTCTTCGCTTTGA
- the LOC107907046 gene encoding NAD(P)H-quinone oxidoreductase subunit U, chloroplastic, with the protein MALSTTAATTLYISGNNIHASTPKNASLFSNSTISFSAKQRRRLSIRSSGDVSSETPTTETESEKSIDEAPKGPPSLISALNVERALRGIAITDADHYGRLGLQRGCSYEQVTVAYRNKVDELLNQGLDEEELSKKMDLLKESYSILSSVEEIRLYDWSLARTEQPDRYAWPFEVDITQTPTEEPPPGEPEDVGPTRAVGYFMLGWLILSFVLSIAFAR; encoded by the exons ATGGCTCTATCAACCACAGCTGCAACAACACTATACATTTCTGGCAACAACATTCATGCCTCAACCCCCAAAAACGCCTCCTTATTCTCAAATTCTACCATCAGTTTTTCAGCAAAGCAGAGAAGAAGACTAAGCATCAGGAGCTCTGGTGATGTATCATCCGAGACACCAACGACTGAAACAGAATCTGAAAAGTCCATTGATGAAGCTCCTAAAGGACCTCCTTCTTTGATCTCTGCTCTTAATGTTGAACGAGCTCTTCGTGGCATCG CAATCACAGACGCAGATCACTATGGTAGACTCGGCCTTCAAAGAGGGTGTTCTTATGAACAG GTCACTGTGGCCTACAGAAACAAGGTTGATGAACTCCTGAATCAGGGACTAGATGAAGAAGAACTCAGCAAGAAAATGGATCTCTTAAAA GAGTCGTACTCGATTTTGTCGTCGGTGGAAGAAATAAGGCTGTATGACTGGAGCTTGGCTAGAACTGAACAACCAGATAGATATGCTTGGCCTTTTGAGGTGGATATCACCCAAACTCCTACGGAGGAGCCTCCCCCAGGC GAACCGGAGGACGTCGGACCAACAAGAGCGGTGGGATACTTCATGCTGGGATGGCTAATACTGTCTTTCGTCTTGTCTATTGCCTTTGCTCGATAG
- the LOC107907047 gene encoding casein kinase 1 — protein MEHIIGGKFKLGRKIGNGSFGELYLGVNVQSGKEVAVKLEPVKTKHPQLHYESKLYMLLQGGTGIPHLKWFGVEGEYSIMVIDLLGPSLEDLFNYCNRKFSLKTVLMLADQLISMPEVQCFW, from the exons ATGGAACACATTATTGGTGGAAAATTCAAGCTTGGTCGAAAGATCGGGAATGGATCATTTGGTGAACTTTATTTAG GCGTTAATGTTCAAAGTGGAAAGGAAGTGGCTGTTAAGCTG GAACCTGTCAAGACCAAACATCCTCAACTTCACTATGAGTCAAAGCTGTACATGCTTCTTCAAGGAGGGA CTGGTATTCCTCATTTAAAATGGTTTGGAGTTGAGGGTGAATACAGTATTATGGTTATTGATCTTCTTGGACCAAGCCTTGAAGATTTGTTCAACTATTGCAACCGGAAGTTTTCTTTAAAAACGGTTTTGATGCTGGCAGATCAGTTA ATAAGTATGCCGGAAGTGCAATGCTTCTGGTAG
- the LOC107902826 gene encoding transcription factor MYB114, with product MPVAPPISTKCSKKEVNRGAWTDEEDQKLAQVVEIYGPKRWQAVAAKAGLNRSGKSCRLRWMNYLRPNIKRGNISDQEEDLILRLHKLLGNRWSLIAGRLPGRTDNEIKNYWNSHLSKKTKQNEKQTIGSRMQEPVLENCKVSESKRDENSTACFINGDDSLFDSYSEEPLNLEWTSHFFETDELWLN from the exons ATGCCAGTGGCTCCTCCTATAAGCACTAAATGCAGTAAGAAAGAAGTGAACAGAGGAGCTTGGACAGATGAAGAAGACCAAAAGCTTGCTCAAGTAGTTGAAATTTATGGTCCAAAGAGGTGGCAAGCAGTTGCAGCAAAAGCAG GTCTTAACAGAAGTGGAAAGAGTTGCAGATTGAGATGGATGAATTATCTTAGGCCCAATATAAAGAGAGGCAACATTTCGGACCAAGAAGAAGACTTGATATTACGGCTACATAAACTGCTCGGAAACAG ATGGTCTTTGATTGCTGGAAGACTACCAGGTCGAACCGATAATGAAATCAAGAACTATTGGAATTCTCATTTGAGCAAGAAAACGAAGCAAAATGAGAAACAAACCATAGGTTCAAGAATGCAAGAACCGGTGCTTGAGAATTGTAAGGTAAGTGAATCCAAGAGAGATGAAAACTCCACAGCTTGTTTCATTAATGGTGATGATAGCTTGTTCGATTCTTATAGCGAGGAGCCTCTGAACTTGGAGTGGACGAGTCATTTCTTTGAAACGGATGAGTTATGGCTTAACTAa
- the LOC107907045 gene encoding transcription factor MYB3 yields the protein MSMAPTSTKCSKKEVNRGAWTAEEDQKLAQVVEIHGPKRWKAVAAKAGINRCGKSCRLRWMNYLRPNIKRGNISDQEEDLILRLHKLLGNRWSLIAGRLPGRTDNEIKNYWNSHLSKKIKQNEKQTRMQEPVLENSKVSEREEPLHKASEEGSSKRDEEYSTSCFNGDSSLFDLYNKEPLELEWMSHFFETDEVCTYESRIVHLDGIANKEAKSHIEENI from the exons ATGTCGATGGCTCCTACAAGCACTAAATGCAGTAAGAAAGAAGTGAACAGAGGAGCTTGGACAGCTGAAGAAGACCAAAAGCTTGCTCAAGTTGTTGAAATTCATGGCCCAAAGAGGTGGAAAGCTGTTGCAGCAAAAGCAG GTATCAACAGATGTGGAAAGAGTTGCAGGTTGAGATGGATGAATTACCTTAGGCCCAATATAAAGAGAGGCAACATTTCAGACCAAGAAGAAGACCTGATACTAAGGCTACATAAACTGCTCGGAAACAG GTGGTCATTGATTGCCGGAAGATTACCAGGTCGAACCGATAACGAAATAAAAAACTACTGGAATTCTCATTTGAGCAAGAAAATAAAGCAAAATGAGAAGCAAACCAGAATGCAAGAACCGGTGCTTGAGAATTCTAAGGTAAGCGAAAGGGAGGAGCCTCTACACAAGGCGAGTGAAGAAGGTTCGTCCAAGAGAGATGAAGAGTACTCCACATCTTGCTTCAATGGTGATAGTAGCTTGTTCGATTTGTATAACAAGGAGCCTCTGGAGTTGGAGTGGATGAGTCATTTCTTCGAAACAGACGAG GTTTGCACATATGAAAGCCGAATAGTTCATCTGGATGGTATTGCAAACAAGGAAGCTAAGTCCCACATTGAAGAAAACATCTAG